Proteins encoded by one window of Streptomyces sp. LX-29:
- a CDS encoding ATP-binding cassette domain-containing protein, with amino-acid sequence MVAPPDNDVLWARTLTYAYRGSPALVGVSLGAREGEILTVHGPRGAGKTTLLKCLSGQLAPDHGEVWFNSRPVHTLSTARRERLRRERFAWIGSEPALVPELTVWENVALPLMLRRAGRRVAKHTAREWLDRLDIGDLWRARPAALLQSQRQRVAIARALAGAPAVLFADEPTAPLHRADRGQVLRTLTAAARSHGITVLLATHDEEAAEFADSAVTLVDGRRVGAIPAPDAEGRGACSVSA; translated from the coding sequence ATGGTGGCCCCGCCGGACAACGACGTGCTCTGGGCACGCACCCTCACGTACGCGTACCGCGGCTCACCCGCCCTCGTCGGTGTCTCCCTCGGCGCGCGCGAGGGCGAGATCCTCACGGTGCACGGCCCGCGCGGAGCCGGGAAGACCACCCTCCTCAAGTGCCTGTCCGGCCAGCTCGCCCCCGACCACGGCGAGGTGTGGTTCAACAGCCGCCCCGTGCACACCCTCTCCACGGCGCGCCGGGAGCGGCTGCGGCGCGAGCGCTTCGCCTGGATCGGCAGCGAGCCGGCCCTGGTGCCCGAACTGACGGTCTGGGAGAACGTCGCGCTGCCGCTGATGCTGCGCCGCGCGGGCCGCCGCGTCGCGAAGCACACCGCGCGGGAGTGGCTGGACCGGCTCGACATCGGCGACCTGTGGCGCGCCCGGCCGGCCGCGCTGCTCCAGTCGCAGCGGCAGCGTGTCGCCATCGCCCGCGCGCTGGCCGGTGCCCCCGCGGTGCTGTTCGCCGACGAGCCCACCGCCCCGCTGCACCGCGCGGACCGGGGACAGGTGCTGCGGACGCTCACCGCCGCGGCCCGCTCGCACGGCATCACCGTGCTGCTCGCGACCCACGACGAGGAGGCCGCCGAGTTCGCCGACAGCGCGGTCACCCTGGTGGACGGCCGCCGGGTCGGGGCGATCCCGGCCCCCGACGCGGAGGGCCGAGGCGCGTGCTCAGTCTCCGCCTAG